In Haloimpatiens massiliensis, the following are encoded in one genomic region:
- a CDS encoding thymidine kinase, with protein sequence MSKLYFRYGAMNCGKSTNLLQVAHNYEERGMNVIIIKPKTDTKGGENIVSRLGITRKVDMLVNKDEDVYKLVEIWNTENGKIHCILVDEVQFFKKNQIDQFFNIAVKMDIPTICYGLRTDFLMNGFEGSKRLLLIAHSIEELKTICACGKKALVNGRKVNGKFVFEGKQVAIDKEDSVEYESLCPKCYIKYKELYLKNKEAACTNE encoded by the coding sequence ATGAGTAAATTATATTTCAGATATGGAGCCATGAACTGTGGTAAATCCACTAACTTACTTCAAGTAGCTCATAATTATGAGGAAAGAGGAATGAATGTAATTATAATTAAGCCTAAAACAGACACAAAAGGTGGAGAAAATATAGTGTCTAGACTAGGTATAACTAGGAAAGTAGATATGTTGGTGAACAAAGATGAAGATGTGTATAAGTTGGTGGAGATTTGGAATACGGAAAATGGTAAGATTCACTGTATATTGGTAGATGAAGTTCAATTTTTTAAAAAAAATCAAATAGACCAATTTTTTAATATAGCAGTAAAGATGGATATACCAACTATATGCTATGGTCTTAGAACGGATTTCCTTATGAATGGTTTTGAAGGAAGTAAAAGACTTCTTCTCATTGCTCATAGCATAGAAGAGTTGAAAACCATATGTGCTTGTGGCAAGAAAGCCTTAGTAAATGGAAGAAAAGTAAATGGTAAATTTGTTTTTGAAGGTAAGCAAGTGGCAATAGATAAAGAAGATAGTGTAGAGTATGAGTCACTTTGTCCAAAGTGCTATATTAAGTATAAAGAATTATATTTAAAAAACAAGGAAGCTGCATGTACTAATGAGTAA
- the rpmE gene encoding 50S ribosomal protein L31, translating to MKKDLQPTYHHDAVVKCACGNTFTTGSVKEELKVEICSKCHPFFTGKQKMVDAGGRVDKFLKKFNMKLEE from the coding sequence ATGAAAAAAGATTTACAACCAACATATCATCATGACGCAGTAGTTAAATGCGCATGTGGTAATACCTTTACAACTGGCTCAGTTAAAGAAGAGTTAAAGGTTGAAATTTGTTCAAAATGTCATCCTTTCTTCACCGGTAAACAAAAAATGGTGGATGCTGGTGGAAGAGTTGACAAATTCTTAAAGAAATTCAACATGAAACTAGAAGAGTAA
- the rho gene encoding transcription termination factor Rho, with translation MSGIDFENMTLAQLKEVAKELGVKSISKYKKAELIQEINKLSPVHINKNGKVLVEKITPKESVISSNEKNIEKEKSKINKVSLDNNNNNNKVKSSGVAENTVNEKIKMIRESDTAKGVLEINENNSYGFLRGKNYLTSSEDVYVSPSQIRKFNLKTGDEVVGKVRTPKEGEKFKALLYVQQINGENPQKAINRKKFETLVPIYPRERLKLETNQNDLSSRMMDIISPIGKGQRGIIVAPPKAGKTTLLKKIAHSIEINQPEVKLIVVLIDERPEEVTDMQRSINGEVIYSTFDEEPEHHTKVAYMVLERAKRMVEQGQDVVILLDSITRLARAYNLTINPTGRTLSGGLDPGALLMPKKFFGAARNIEEGGSLTILATALVETGSRMDDMIYEEFKGTGNMEVHLDRKLQERRIFPAIDIYKSGTRREDLLLSKEEQEVAFNIRKFMYKAGNGDAVTEDLINIMSKTKNNNEFINVFNKVKWER, from the coding sequence TTGTCAGGGATAGATTTTGAAAATATGACTTTAGCTCAATTAAAAGAAGTGGCTAAAGAATTAGGTGTGAAAAGTATTTCTAAGTATAAAAAGGCGGAACTTATTCAAGAAATAAATAAGTTGTCTCCAGTGCACATAAATAAAAATGGAAAAGTGTTAGTAGAAAAAATTACACCTAAGGAATCTGTGATTTCAAGTAATGAAAAAAATATAGAGAAAGAAAAGAGTAAAATTAATAAGGTTAGTTTAGATAATAATAATAATAATAATAAGGTAAAAAGCTCAGGTGTGGCAGAAAATACTGTTAATGAAAAAATTAAAATGATAAGAGAATCTGATACGGCTAAAGGAGTATTAGAAATAAATGAAAATAATAGCTATGGATTTTTAAGAGGAAAAAACTACTTAACTAGTTCTGAAGATGTCTATGTATCCCCGTCTCAAATAAGAAAATTTAATTTAAAAACAGGTGATGAAGTAGTTGGAAAAGTTAGAACACCTAAGGAAGGAGAGAAATTTAAAGCGCTTCTATATGTTCAACAAATAAATGGTGAAAATCCTCAAAAGGCTATTAATAGAAAGAAATTTGAGACTTTAGTTCCTATTTATCCTAGAGAAAGATTAAAATTAGAAACAAATCAAAATGACTTATCTTCTAGAATGATGGATATAATCTCCCCTATTGGAAAAGGACAAAGAGGTATAATTGTGGCTCCCCCTAAAGCAGGAAAAACAACCCTTTTAAAGAAAATTGCCCATAGTATAGAAATAAATCAACCAGAAGTAAAGTTGATAGTAGTGTTAATAGATGAAAGACCTGAAGAAGTTACAGATATGCAAAGGTCTATTAATGGAGAAGTTATTTATTCTACTTTTGATGAAGAACCAGAGCATCACACAAAGGTAGCTTATATGGTTTTAGAAAGAGCTAAAAGAATGGTTGAACAAGGTCAAGATGTGGTGATACTTTTAGATAGTATAACTAGACTTGCAAGGGCATATAACCTTACTATAAATCCAACAGGAAGAACTTTATCAGGTGGGTTAGATCCAGGAGCTTTATTGATGCCTAAAAAGTTTTTTGGAGCAGCTAGAAATATTGAAGAAGGTGGAAGTCTTACTATATTAGCTACAGCTTTAGTTGAAACAGGAAGTAGAATGGATGATATGATTTATGAAGAGTTTAAGGGAACTGGAAATATGGAAGTTCACTTAGATAGAAAACTTCAAGAAAGAAGAATTTTCCCTGCTATAGATATCTATAAATCAGGAACGAGAAGAGAAGACTTATTATTATCTAAAGAAGAGCAAGAGGTTGCATTTAATATAAGGAAGTTTATGTATAAAGCTGGAAATGGCGATGCGGTTACTGAAGATTTGATAAATATAATGTCTAAAACTAAAAATAATAATGAATTTATAAATGTTTTTAATAAAGTAAAATGGGAAAGATAA
- a CDS encoding CTP synthase, with protein sequence MKTKYIFVTGGVVSSLGKGITAASLGRLLKNRGMNVSIQKFDPYLNVDPGTMSPYQHGEVFVTDDGAETDLDLGHYERFIDENLSKNSNVTTGKIYWSVISKERRGDYLGGTVQVIPHITNEIKNRVYRVAKERDVDVVITEIGGTVGDIESLPFLEAIRQIKYEVGRENVCFIHVTLVPYLGKAGELKTKPTQHSVKELRSIGIQPDIIVCRSEKPLSSEMKDKIGLFCNIDGESVIQNLDADNLYEVPLLLHKEGLDDLVCKKLNMNCTDVELEEWTQMVSKMKNLSKNVTIALVGKYVELHDAYISVVEALNHGGLSNDANVNIKWVNAEHIEDDNVEEFLQNVDGILVPGGFGDRGVEGKIKAIKYARESKIPFLGICLGMQCAVIEFARNVAGFKGAHSSEIEPETKYPVIDLMPEQKDVDEMGGTMRLGIYPCKLEKSTKSFESYDSEIVYERHRHRYEFNNEFRKVLTEKGMEVVGTSPDGRLVEIVEVKDHPWFVAVQFHPELKSRPNRPHWLFVSFINAALNK encoded by the coding sequence ATGAAAACCAAATACATATTTGTAACTGGTGGTGTTGTGTCTTCACTAGGAAAAGGAATAACTGCAGCTTCACTTGGTAGATTGCTTAAAAATAGAGGAATGAATGTATCAATTCAAAAATTTGATCCATACTTAAATGTAGATCCTGGAACTATGAGTCCATATCAACACGGAGAGGTTTTTGTTACAGATGATGGAGCGGAAACTGATTTAGATTTAGGACATTATGAAAGATTTATTGATGAAAATTTAAGTAAAAATAGTAATGTAACTACAGGAAAAATATACTGGTCTGTTATATCTAAAGAAAGAAGAGGAGATTATTTAGGTGGAACCGTACAAGTAATACCTCATATTACTAATGAAATAAAAAATAGAGTATATAGAGTAGCTAAAGAAAGAGATGTAGATGTGGTAATAACAGAAATAGGTGGTACTGTTGGAGATATAGAGTCATTACCATTTTTAGAGGCTATAAGACAAATAAAATATGAAGTTGGAAGAGAAAATGTTTGTTTTATACATGTTACATTAGTACCTTATTTAGGAAAAGCAGGTGAGTTAAAAACTAAACCAACCCAACATTCGGTTAAGGAATTAAGAAGCATAGGTATTCAACCTGATATAATAGTTTGTCGTTCAGAAAAACCTCTTTCAAGTGAAATGAAAGATAAAATAGGATTATTTTGTAATATAGATGGGGAATCGGTAATTCAAAATTTAGATGCAGACAATCTATATGAAGTGCCACTTTTACTGCATAAGGAAGGTTTAGATGATTTAGTGTGTAAAAAACTTAATATGAATTGCACTGATGTAGAGTTAGAAGAGTGGACACAAATGGTAAGTAAAATGAAAAATTTAAGTAAAAATGTAACTATAGCATTAGTAGGAAAATATGTTGAGTTACATGATGCCTACATATCTGTAGTAGAAGCTTTAAATCATGGAGGGCTTAGCAATGACGCTAATGTAAATATTAAATGGGTAAATGCAGAACATATAGAAGATGATAATGTAGAAGAATTTCTGCAAAATGTAGATGGAATATTAGTTCCAGGTGGTTTTGGCGATAGAGGAGTAGAAGGAAAAATTAAAGCTATAAAATATGCTAGAGAAAGTAAAATACCATTTTTAGGTATATGCTTAGGTATGCAATGTGCTGTTATAGAGTTTGCTAGAAATGTAGCGGGATTTAAAGGAGCTCATAGTTCAGAAATAGAACCTGAAACTAAGTATCCAGTTATAGATTTAATGCCTGAACAAAAGGATGTAGATGAAATGGGTGGAACTATGAGGCTTGGCATATATCCTTGTAAATTGGAAAAGAGCACAAAATCTTTTGAGTCTTATGATAGTGAAATAGTCTATGAGAGACATAGACACAGATATGAATTCAATAATGAATTCCGAAAAGTATTAACGGAAAAAGGAATGGAAGTAGTTGGAACGAGTCCTGATGGAAGATTAGTTGAAATAGTTGAAGTAAAAGATCATCCTTGGTTTGTAGCTGTACAATTCCATCCTGAGTTAAAATCAAGACCAAATAGACCTCATTGGTTATTTGTAAGTTTTATAAATGCAGCGTTAAATAAATAG
- a CDS encoding ribose-5-phosphate isomerase encodes MGIEEKYEIIIKSICEVIGIEKNDIVSILKDNNCKYLLFLTMKKYKCNYTDEVKKKLNINSQRIISVNLKKAKEKFLINREFREVYFQISDLVENNIKNNGRKIS; translated from the coding sequence ATGGGTATAGAAGAAAAGTATGAAATAATAATAAAATCTATTTGTGAAGTAATTGGAATAGAAAAGAATGATATAGTAAGTATACTGAAAGATAATAACTGTAAATATTTATTGTTTTTAACAATGAAAAAATATAAATGTAATTATACTGATGAGGTGAAGAAAAAGCTAAATATAAATAGTCAAAGGATTATAAGTGTCAATTTGAAAAAAGCTAAAGAAAAATTTTTGATAAATAGAGAGTTTAGAGAAGTTTATTTTCAGATAAGTGATTTAGTTGAAAATAACATTAAAAATAATGGAAGAAAAATTTCTTAG
- a CDS encoding sigma-54 interaction domain-containing protein gives MLDESLFMFLEGLKEGIIVVDNNLQILFINSSLEKKHNIGKSYKDKSILQVYPNLMRESSGITKSLKDKTQFIYRKDKYVNYKGEEFINVNSSYPIFCNKKIQGIINIIYFDYMEQNIKFEKENNTKWFKEKSKHDMYSFIDIVGMSKGILEQKNKAYKASLSSSPVLIYGETGVGKELFVQAIHNESERKNNPFIAENCAAIPENLFESTMFGTVKGSFTGSQNQKGILELSHRGTLYLDELNSMPIEFQGKLLRFLQEGVIRKVGGQEEIPLDVRVIASLNEKPEKIIKEGKLREDLYYRLNVIRINIPPLRERREDIKLLIYHFINKYNNTFNKNISGVEEDALNCIINLEWPGNVRELQYLVEEIFNYKDSGYIGCKDLERCSKNLKSPKTLKEKLESMEREFIESQLIIDDFNISKASRTLGMPRQTLQYKIKKFKIEK, from the coding sequence ATGTTAGATGAATCTTTATTTATGTTTTTGGAGGGGCTTAAAGAAGGAATTATAGTAGTAGATAATAATTTGCAAATACTATTTATAAATTCTTCTTTGGAAAAAAAACATAATATAGGTAAAAGTTATAAAGATAAAAGTATACTTCAGGTGTATCCTAATTTAATGAGAGAATCTTCGGGAATCACTAAGTCTTTGAAGGATAAAACACAATTTATATATAGAAAAGATAAATATGTTAATTATAAAGGAGAAGAATTCATTAATGTGAATTCTTCTTATCCTATATTTTGTAATAAAAAAATACAAGGAATTATAAATATAATTTACTTCGATTATATGGAACAAAATATAAAATTTGAAAAAGAAAATAATACAAAATGGTTCAAAGAAAAAAGTAAACATGATATGTATAGTTTTATAGATATAGTTGGTATGAGTAAGGGAATACTAGAACAAAAGAATAAAGCATATAAGGCTTCTCTATCTTCATCACCGGTACTTATATATGGTGAAACAGGTGTTGGAAAAGAACTTTTTGTACAAGCTATTCATAATGAATCTGAAAGAAAAAATAATCCTTTTATAGCTGAAAATTGTGCTGCCATACCAGAAAACCTATTTGAGAGTACTATGTTTGGAACAGTTAAGGGAAGTTTTACAGGATCTCAAAATCAGAAGGGGATTTTGGAGCTATCCCATAGGGGTACACTATATTTAGATGAATTAAATTCTATGCCAATAGAATTTCAAGGTAAGCTCTTGAGATTTCTTCAAGAAGGGGTAATAAGGAAAGTTGGTGGACAAGAAGAAATACCTTTAGATGTTAGAGTTATAGCTTCTCTAAATGAAAAGCCAGAAAAAATAATAAAAGAAGGGAAGCTTAGAGAAGATTTATATTATAGATTAAATGTCATAAGAATAAATATACCTCCTTTAAGAGAGCGTAGAGAAGATATAAAATTGCTTATATATCATTTTATAAATAAGTATAATAATACATTTAATAAAAATATAAGTGGAGTAGAAGAAGATGCTTTGAATTGCATTATTAACTTAGAATGGCCAGGTAATGTTAGGGAGCTTCAATATTTAGTGGAAGAGATTTTTAACTATAAAGATAGCGGTTATATAGGGTGTAAAGATTTAGAGAGATGTAGTAAAAATTTAAAGTCACCAAAAACTCTTAAAGAAAAATTAGAATCTATGGAGAGAGAATTTATAGAAAGTCAATTAATCATAGATGATTTTAATATATCTAAAGCTTCTAGGACATTAGGAATGCCTAGGCAAACTTTGCAGTATAAGATTAAAAAATTTAAAATAGAAAAATAA
- a CDS encoding DUF1934 domain-containing protein, with amino-acid sequence MNKKAIISVTSKIKGEEQDKIEVVTPGKFYQKGDSFYAVYDETEISGMEGTTTTLKISSEKVSLIRMGTTSTKMNFKDKLKDVILYNTPYGMLQLELETNKLDIDMNEDGGHILVDYNLGTLGDAIQNTLLEIKINTQ; translated from the coding sequence ATGAACAAGAAAGCCATTATTTCAGTTACTAGTAAAATAAAAGGGGAAGAGCAGGATAAAATAGAAGTTGTTACTCCAGGAAAGTTTTATCAGAAAGGAGATTCATTCTATGCAGTTTATGATGAAACAGAAATATCTGGCATGGAAGGTACTACCACTACATTAAAAATCTCTTCTGAAAAGGTATCGCTTATAAGAATGGGAACTACTAGTACTAAGATGAATTTTAAAGATAAATTAAAAGATGTTATTTTATATAATACTCCATATGGTATGCTTCAGTTAGAATTAGAAACTAATAAACTAGATATAGATATGAACGAAGATGGTGGACACATATTGGTGGATTATAATTTAGGAACACTAGGAGATGCTATTCAAAATACCTTGCTAGAAATAAAAATAAACACTCAGTAA
- a CDS encoding DUF814 domain-containing protein, giving the protein MTRALALISGGLDSILAAKLVKEQGIEVIGICFKSHFFNEENAVRMTKQIDIPLKVIDFSKEHFKIVKNPKHGHGKNMNPCIDCHALMMNYAGKMLDELQGDFIITGEVLNQRPMSQNKSSLNIVKKESGFADKILRPLSAKILPPTQMEVDGLVDREKLLGISGRGRKEQMELAKKWGIKDYPSPAGGCKLTEPNYSIRLKELLEENQNPDNRQLELLKIGRHFRVTPNAKIISTRTAEEGEMLKKLLTEEDVIFLAKDFKGSMVILIGEAEEEDIIFAAKVTARYSKGKDEEKLVIRYGKYKHPSNNFIEVASATEEELEKYMIK; this is encoded by the coding sequence ATGACAAGAGCGCTTGCCTTAATATCAGGAGGATTAGATAGTATATTAGCTGCTAAATTAGTTAAGGAACAGGGAATAGAGGTAATAGGAATTTGCTTTAAATCCCATTTTTTTAATGAAGAAAATGCTGTTAGGATGACTAAACAGATAGATATTCCTTTAAAAGTGATAGATTTCTCAAAGGAGCATTTTAAAATAGTTAAAAATCCTAAACATGGTCATGGTAAAAATATGAATCCTTGCATTGATTGTCATGCTTTGATGATGAATTATGCAGGAAAAATGTTAGATGAACTACAAGGGGACTTTATAATAACAGGAGAAGTTTTAAACCAAAGACCTATGTCTCAAAATAAATCTTCTTTAAATATAGTAAAAAAAGAATCAGGATTTGCAGATAAAATATTGAGACCTCTTTCGGCTAAAATATTACCTCCAACTCAGATGGAGGTAGATGGATTAGTTGATAGGGAAAAACTTTTAGGTATAAGTGGTAGAGGAAGAAAAGAACAAATGGAGCTTGCTAAAAAATGGGGTATAAAAGATTATCCATCACCAGCAGGAGGATGTAAATTAACAGAGCCTAATTATTCTATAAGATTAAAGGAACTTTTAGAAGAAAATCAGAATCCGGATAATAGACAATTAGAATTATTAAAAATAGGGAGACATTTTAGAGTAACTCCTAATGCTAAGATAATTTCTACTAGGACTGCAGAAGAAGGAGAAATGCTAAAAAAGTTATTAACAGAGGAAGATGTGATATTTCTTGCTAAAGATTTCAAAGGTTCCATGGTTATTTTAATTGGAGAAGCTGAAGAGGAAGATATTATTTTTGCAGCCAAGGTTACAGCTAGATATTCTAAGGGAAAAGATGAAGAAAAGTTAGTAATAAGATATGGCAAATATAAACATCCGTCTAATAATTTTATAGAGGTTGCTTCTGCTACGGAGGAAGAACTGGAAAAATATATGATAAAGTAA
- a CDS encoding D-alanine--D-alanine ligase family protein, whose translation MKIRVAVLFGGKSTEHEVSRVSATSVLKNIDRDRFEICVIGITKDGKWFKYTGDVNKIPEGHWEMDEENKEAEGYKVLFNKEVDVVFPVLHGLYGEDGTIQGMCKLVGIPCVGPGVMSSAVCMDKVYTKYVLENFGIKQADYVVVNKGEFNKKKECIIEEIKNKLNFPVFIKPSNSGSSVGITKAYNEKETEKGLEEALKYDRKILVEKTINAREVEVAVLGNEEPIAATPGEVVPDRDFYDYDSKYKSASSKLLIPANFNGQELEKIKNTAVDIYKMLDCAGMARVDFLVDKETNEVYLNEVNTIPGFTSISMYPKMWESDGRNYSNLITDLIELAIDRNNN comes from the coding sequence ATGAAAATAAGAGTTGCAGTTCTATTCGGTGGAAAGTCTACGGAACACGAAGTTTCTAGAGTTTCGGCTACATCTGTTTTAAAGAATATAGATAGAGATAGGTTTGAAATATGTGTCATAGGTATAACGAAAGATGGTAAGTGGTTTAAGTATACAGGAGATGTAAACAAAATTCCAGAAGGACACTGGGAAATGGATGAAGAAAATAAAGAAGCAGAAGGCTATAAAGTTTTATTTAATAAAGAAGTAGATGTGGTATTTCCTGTACTTCATGGATTATATGGAGAAGATGGAACTATACAGGGAATGTGCAAGCTTGTAGGTATACCATGCGTTGGTCCTGGAGTTATGTCTTCAGCAGTGTGTATGGATAAGGTATATACAAAATATGTACTAGAGAATTTTGGTATTAAACAAGCGGATTATGTAGTAGTAAATAAAGGTGAATTTAATAAGAAAAAAGAATGTATAATAGAGGAAATAAAGAATAAATTAAATTTCCCTGTATTTATAAAACCTTCTAATAGTGGTTCTTCTGTGGGTATTACAAAGGCTTATAACGAAAAGGAAACGGAAAAAGGTTTAGAAGAGGCATTAAAATATGATAGAAAGATATTAGTTGAAAAGACTATAAATGCTAGGGAAGTGGAGGTAGCTGTTTTAGGAAATGAAGAACCGATAGCTGCCACTCCAGGAGAAGTAGTGCCAGATAGAGATTTTTATGATTATGACTCAAAGTATAAAAGTGCTAGTTCTAAGCTATTAATACCTGCTAATTTTAATGGACAAGAATTAGAAAAAATTAAAAATACAGCTGTGGATATATATAAAATGTTAGATTGTGCTGGAATGGCTAGGGTGGACTTTTTAGTAGATAAGGAAACAAATGAGGTATATCTTAATGAAGTTAATACTATTCCAGGGTTTACTAGTATAAGTATGTATCCTAAGATGTGGGAAAGTGACGGAAGAAATTATAGCAATTTGATAACTGACCTTATAGAATTAGCTATAGATAGGAATAATAATTAG
- the ypeB gene encoding germination protein YpeB encodes MKSTKKRIIYTIISTFIVVFSTTFAILMTLERTDYRNYLQGEYSKNMYQLINSVQNIRTNLGKSSIVGSREQSMVVFGEIFRHTSIANDKIHSMPIQQQDIDTTSKFLSQVGDFCYTLTKNISEGKELTDKDYETIDLLEVQSYELEQRLSRVVDDINEGKVKWGEIRKKTSGVLAKSDGEKAITSKFSNIQKQIVQYPALIYDGPFSDNLIEIKPKVYKEQKISADKAKSDIANIIGKDKIQNITLKGQESKAKIDSYRFEADIKGDKNRNVICEVAKNGGKIVYLLDNKNVGKEKINMNEAVEYGKKFLEKSGYKHMEPSYTLKYDSTALINYVYKMGDVTVYPDQIKLKIALDNGEIIGIESEKYLISHEESRKISKPNISMEEARKKVGKRLKIDSTRLAIIPTETNKEALCYEFKGNYREKQFIVYIDALTGYEKRIIQIIDTPNGKLTI; translated from the coding sequence ATGAAGAGTACCAAAAAAAGAATAATATATACTATTATAAGTACATTTATAGTTGTTTTTTCAACAACCTTTGCTATATTAATGACTCTTGAAAGAACAGATTATAGAAACTATCTCCAAGGAGAATATAGTAAAAATATGTATCAGTTAATAAACTCTGTACAAAATATAAGAACAAATTTAGGAAAGAGTAGCATAGTAGGTTCTAGAGAGCAGAGTATGGTGGTTTTTGGAGAAATTTTTAGACACACATCTATAGCTAATGATAAAATACATTCAATGCCAATACAACAACAGGATATAGACACAACAAGTAAATTTTTATCACAAGTAGGAGATTTTTGTTATACTTTAACTAAAAATATTTCTGAAGGCAAGGAATTGACAGATAAGGATTATGAAACTATCGATTTGTTAGAAGTTCAATCTTATGAATTAGAACAGCGATTATCAAGAGTTGTAGATGACATAAATGAAGGGAAAGTTAAATGGGGTGAAATAAGAAAGAAGACCAGTGGAGTTTTAGCAAAATCGGATGGAGAAAAAGCTATTACTAGTAAATTTAGTAATATACAAAAACAAATAGTACAATATCCTGCACTTATTTATGATGGACCTTTTTCAGATAATTTAATAGAAATAAAACCTAAAGTGTATAAAGAGCAAAAGATTTCAGCAGATAAAGCTAAGAGCGATATTGCAAATATTATAGGTAAGGACAAAATACAAAACATAACTTTAAAAGGGCAAGAAAGTAAAGCTAAAATAGATTCATATAGATTTGAAGCTGATATTAAAGGAGATAAAAACAGAAATGTTATATGTGAAGTAGCTAAAAATGGTGGTAAGATAGTTTATTTATTAGATAATAAAAATGTAGGAAAAGAGAAAATAAATATGAATGAAGCAGTAGAGTATGGTAAAAAGTTTTTAGAAAAATCTGGATATAAACATATGGAACCTAGCTACACATTAAAATATGATAGTACAGCATTAATTAATTATGTCTATAAAATGGGAGATGTGACAGTATATCCTGATCAGATAAAATTAAAAATAGCTTTAGATAACGGTGAAATTATAGGAATAGAGTCAGAGAAATATTTAATATCTCACGAAGAAAGTAGAAAGATTTCTAAACCCAATATAAGTATGGAGGAAGCTAGAAAGAAAGTAGGTAAAAGGTTAAAGATAGATTCTACAAGACTTGCAATTATACCAACTGAGACAAATAAAGAAGCATTATGTTATGAGTTTAAGGGAAACTATAGAGAGAAGCAGTTTATAGTATATATAGATGCATTAACTGGATATGAAAAAAGAATAATACAAATAATAGACACACCAAATGGAAAACTTACAATATAG
- a CDS encoding MGDG synthase family glycosyltransferase — translation MNVLILAVSAGGGHIKAAEAIKSYILLNEENSKVEILDTLKYINPILDKLVIGGYIKAIKKSPSLYGKLYNYNYYQMDNTLASVSNKINEIMAYRLLPLIEDFAPDIIISTHPFPNEMLSILNSNSKLKTPTLSIITDYACHSFWVYPGIDAYIISNKEMINEMILNGINRNIIFNYGIPVLPKFLKPCKKEVVFSDLELDTNKTTILIMGGSLGIGKIYDLYSELCSIEHPFQIIVITGSNKKLYKELSDLSKNTQKITKIIGYTDKVNSYMQCCDLLITKPGGITITEALASGTPMALFSPIPGQEERNTNFLVSNGLAINLEDFNSYKDGFENLFNSEDKLSIIKDNCSKFYNKNCGNDIYNLIKKIIANAMTL, via the coding sequence ATGAACGTATTAATACTAGCTGTTTCTGCTGGAGGCGGTCATATAAAGGCTGCTGAGGCAATAAAAAGCTACATACTTTTAAATGAGGAAAATTCAAAAGTAGAAATTCTGGACACTTTAAAATATATAAATCCAATTTTAGATAAATTAGTAATAGGTGGATACATTAAGGCCATAAAAAAATCTCCTTCACTATATGGTAAACTATATAACTATAACTACTATCAAATGGATAATACATTAGCCTCGGTTAGTAATAAAATAAATGAAATAATGGCATATAGATTATTACCTTTAATAGAAGATTTTGCACCTGATATAATTATATCCACACATCCTTTTCCTAATGAGATGCTTTCTATTTTAAATTCTAATTCAAAATTAAAGACGCCTACTCTGTCTATAATCACAGACTATGCTTGCCATAGTTTTTGGGTATATCCAGGTATAGATGCTTATATAATCTCAAATAAAGAGATGATAAATGAAATGATTTTAAATGGTATAAATAGAAATATAATTTTTAATTATGGAATACCTGTACTTCCAAAATTTTTAAAGCCTTGTAAAAAAGAGGTTGTTTTTAGTGACTTAGAATTAGATACAAATAAAACCACTATTTTAATAATGGGTGGAAGTTTAGGTATCGGAAAGATATATGATCTATACTCAGAATTATGTAGCATAGAACATCCTTTTCAAATTATAGTAATTACCGGTAGCAATAAAAAACTGTATAAAGAACTATCTGATTTAAGTAAAAACACACAAAAAATCACAAAAATTATAGGCTACACTGACAAAGTAAACAGCTATATGCAGTGCTGTGATCTTCTAATAACAAAACCTGGTGGAATAACCATAACGGAAGCCTTAGCTTCCGGAACTCCTATGGCATTATTTTCTCCTATACCTGGTCAAGAGGAGAGAAATACAAATTTTTTAGTTAGCAATGGATTAGCCATAAATTTAGAAGATTTTAATAGCTATAAGGATGGTTTTGAAAATCTTTTTAATTCAGAAGATAAACTTTCCATAATTAAAGATAATTGCAGTAAATTTTATAATAAAAACTGCGGTAATGATATATATAATTTAATAAAAAAAATCATTGCTAACGCAATGACTTTATAA